In the Haloarcula marismortui ATCC 43049 genome, one interval contains:
- a CDS encoding Cdc6/Cdc18 family protein: MVVLDEVDSIGDKHEILYSIPRARKQGDVKNTKLGIIGITNDSTFLSNLDPKVKSSQYDSVIQFDAYESEELQQILSRRADRAFVDGAVDDSAISLCAAFAAQDKGSARQAIDYLYEAGEVALDHSDDLIVDDHVREAEERVEKPNLCSEIGVNKLAFDRMWDHLLELDMIGTIDGKKRTGDGQGGEKYYWEMSTGTGTTIEVLESISRLDDVIDIVVSSAQHSNITNY, from the coding sequence GTGGTTGTCCTTGATGAAGTCGACTCAATCGGCGACAAGCACGAAATCCTTTATTCGATTCCTCGAGCCCGGAAGCAGGGAGATGTAAAAAACACCAAGCTTGGGATTATCGGGATCACGAACGATTCCACGTTTCTCTCGAATCTGGACCCGAAAGTCAAGTCCTCGCAGTACGACTCAGTCATCCAGTTCGACGCGTATGAGTCGGAAGAACTCCAGCAGATTCTCTCGCGACGCGCTGACCGTGCATTCGTTGATGGAGCTGTCGATGACTCGGCTATCTCGCTGTGCGCTGCCTTCGCCGCACAGGACAAAGGTTCTGCTCGGCAGGCAATCGACTATCTCTACGAAGCCGGCGAGGTTGCGCTTGATCATTCGGATGATCTCATCGTCGATGACCATGTCCGAGAAGCTGAAGAGCGCGTTGAGAAACCAAACCTCTGTTCGGAAATTGGCGTCAATAAGCTAGCCTTTGACCGTATGTGGGACCACCTTCTTGAGTTGGATATGATCGGAACAATCGACGGGAAGAAACGCACGGGCGACGGTCAAGGTGGCGAGAAGTACTACTGGGAGATGAGTACGGGTACAGGGACGACTATCGAGGTCCTCGAATCAATTAGTCGCCTTGACGATGTCATTGACATTGTCGTTTCGTCAGCGCAGCACTCGAATATCACGAACTACTGA
- a CDS encoding pilin, with product MSTRTNASNASNTQPTLYTHAKRRFADAWLTPGVRQATQLLLILTLFAGSAMGQTDVGNIYCDTAVEDGVDVVFGALAGLGLPATMVFVGRSGLSYMRASGNPNQQNEARRDLILSLVGLGVVVLAIVAPELITKFGDNVGFGFSDCVTPF from the coding sequence ATGTCAACACGGACCAACGCATCGAACGCATCGAACACACAACCAACACTCTACACTCACGCGAAGCGGCGGTTTGCTGACGCGTGGCTCACGCCCGGCGTGCGACAGGCGACCCAACTGCTGTTGATCCTCACGCTGTTTGCTGGCTCGGCGATGGGCCAGACCGACGTCGGGAACATCTACTGTGACACTGCTGTCGAGGACGGCGTCGACGTCGTCTTTGGCGCACTGGCTGGTCTTGGCCTGCCAGCGACGATGGTGTTCGTCGGTCGCAGTGGCCTGTCGTACATGCGGGCCTCTGGCAACCCGAACCAGCAAAACGAGGCTCGCCGGGACCTTATCCTCTCGCTGGTCGGCCTCGGCGTCGTCGTGCTGGCAATCGTGGCTCCAGAACTCATCACGAAGTTCGGGGACAACGTCGGTTTCGGCTTCTCTGACTGCGTGACGCCATTCTGA
- a CDS encoding VirB4 family type IV secretion system protein, with protein MADSEEEYNTNIIHESLGDTTNFWGDYTLGELILFLIPPFGFLVAMGMPFVPAALFFPTLALTAVVEVFLYILHKVRPDHYRLTEWLRVRLFWLVKKKQYTHGQGNQDTRQVTRLERVMPHGIERIDGAYVGAVEVEPANMSLQDDEKWEKAVKSLTRLSESLTGRAKLHVTTAEVDNESHIQAHIDRLDDPDAKSHSIFRGVLMEFVNRYTDDSGNVETETELQRKYYIVVWVTDDDIHDLQMNSDSIADYLTGIPVIGRLFTRFDSDTLTDAEREEFKAKKLHDRLETVDRAVNNMFRCRSRSVSPHELAHLTEDYWACETRSEREYEEAASVSPVTYSARELIKHGEGATAHDAAEGMDTDDVGGTDYEVDETDFVSQLHRPGENHRSLVAPTDIEWEVDHALIDQETYTRCFWIETYPEHPTSGMLEQLLLDTDLAVDVSIHIDPYDADTAVSVMKEWISSLKMLQNDKGELEAEDIEQEVHQAKYIRQMVRRNHTSLFRVGAFIRLTAETEEDLRKQTNRLETLLRDSPSNCGVKRTTRRQEAGLVTVSPIGANELGQNRLSSMTGEALGSLFPFSSNYLRMEDGIEYGLHGHNDSSLLIDPWELETGHSELVTGMPGGGKTHGTQARAMRMLKKRSDVKQIYIDPVGDMHGSAKMLDAKTITISGETPLNPCEMHPTPQHVLEQSPDMQPVSAKKDEVYGVIENFLQSRDVDLEMHSGLITFLIDKIFSESDIDPADPSTHTPENSPDLSDFLEVVDRLQEEPEMFPGATTESSQQKIQQYANELSIALHPFRPGSTFGNLSKESDLRLIDDSSKAVYLDLQQVEGSGSGLGKQSFIMQLLLSTLYQQAKNMQQKVEIIIDEAHYLFNDDANLESLNQIARHQRHAGLRLVMLSQTLSEFEDKGAAEEIAGMCPIKVHHREPELGDETATSAGLTDEQQSYIQHAEAGKESLGDGQGYSQALVRVDEHGDYPLTIKTSWEEKQIIDLDADAEDALDVVAHEADSRAADFEEFVRSKAVEQELANRGLSPEKAEHVLNGLSEDELVDVVSVALDQTQPEAVVADGGIEAETDTEFDTTENSNE; from the coding sequence ATGGCTGACTCAGAAGAAGAGTACAACACGAACATCATTCACGAATCCCTCGGAGACACGACCAACTTCTGGGGGGACTACACGCTGGGGGAACTCATCCTGTTCCTCATCCCGCCCTTTGGCTTCCTCGTCGCGATGGGGATGCCATTCGTGCCAGCGGCGCTGTTCTTCCCCACGTTGGCTCTCACAGCGGTCGTGGAAGTGTTCCTCTACATCCTGCACAAAGTCCGGCCAGATCACTATCGCCTGACTGAGTGGCTGCGGGTCAGACTGTTCTGGCTCGTCAAGAAGAAGCAGTACACTCACGGCCAGGGGAATCAGGACACTCGGCAGGTCACGCGACTAGAGCGGGTCATGCCCCACGGCATTGAGCGCATCGACGGAGCGTACGTCGGCGCGGTCGAGGTCGAGCCCGCCAATATGTCGCTGCAGGACGACGAGAAATGGGAGAAAGCCGTCAAGTCACTCACACGCCTGTCTGAATCCCTGACTGGGCGGGCGAAACTCCACGTCACGACGGCCGAAGTCGACAACGAGTCCCACATCCAAGCGCATATCGACCGACTCGACGACCCCGATGCAAAGAGCCATTCGATCTTCCGGGGCGTCCTCATGGAGTTCGTCAACCGCTACACCGACGACAGCGGCAACGTTGAAACTGAGACTGAACTCCAGCGCAAGTACTACATCGTCGTCTGGGTCACTGACGACGATATCCATGATCTCCAGATGAACAGCGACTCTATCGCGGATTACTTGACCGGGATACCGGTTATTGGGCGGCTGTTCACTCGGTTCGACAGTGACACGCTCACTGACGCCGAGCGAGAGGAGTTCAAAGCCAAGAAGCTCCACGACCGGCTCGAAACCGTCGACAGAGCAGTCAACAATATGTTTCGGTGCCGTAGCCGGTCGGTCAGCCCGCATGAACTGGCGCACTTGACTGAGGACTACTGGGCCTGCGAAACGCGGTCCGAGCGGGAGTACGAAGAGGCGGCCTCCGTCTCCCCGGTGACGTACTCGGCACGGGAACTCATCAAGCACGGCGAGGGTGCTACAGCCCATGACGCTGCGGAGGGCATGGACACCGACGACGTTGGCGGGACCGACTACGAGGTCGACGAGACTGACTTCGTCTCCCAACTGCACCGGCCCGGTGAGAACCATCGGTCACTGGTCGCGCCGACGGATATCGAGTGGGAAGTTGACCACGCCCTCATCGACCAAGAGACGTATACGCGGTGCTTCTGGATCGAGACGTATCCCGAGCATCCGACGAGTGGGATGCTGGAGCAACTGCTGCTGGATACGGACCTCGCCGTCGACGTCTCAATCCACATCGACCCATACGACGCTGATACAGCAGTGTCGGTGATGAAGGAGTGGATTTCCTCGCTGAAGATGCTGCAAAACGACAAGGGAGAGCTTGAAGCGGAGGATATCGAACAGGAGGTCCACCAGGCGAAGTACATCCGGCAGATGGTTCGGCGGAACCACACGTCGCTGTTCCGTGTCGGGGCGTTCATCCGGCTGACTGCGGAGACCGAAGAAGACCTCCGGAAGCAAACGAACCGGCTCGAAACGCTCCTGCGAGACTCGCCATCGAACTGCGGGGTCAAGCGAACGACCCGCCGGCAGGAAGCAGGACTGGTGACCGTCTCGCCGATCGGGGCCAACGAACTGGGCCAGAATCGGCTTTCTTCGATGACCGGGGAAGCACTCGGGTCGCTGTTCCCGTTCTCGTCGAACTACCTGCGGATGGAGGACGGCATCGAGTACGGACTGCACGGCCACAACGACTCCTCGCTGCTGATCGACCCGTGGGAACTGGAAACCGGCCACTCGGAGCTGGTGACTGGGATGCCCGGCGGCGGGAAGACCCACGGTACGCAGGCTCGGGCGATGCGGATGCTGAAAAAGCGGTCGGACGTCAAGCAGATCTACATCGACCCGGTCGGGGATATGCATGGCAGCGCGAAGATGCTGGATGCAAAGACGATCACAATCAGCGGCGAGACGCCGTTGAACCCGTGCGAGATGCATCCGACGCCTCAGCATGTCCTCGAACAATCCCCGGATATGCAGCCCGTCTCCGCCAAGAAAGACGAAGTGTACGGGGTCATCGAGAACTTCCTGCAATCCCGGGATGTCGATCTGGAGATGCACAGCGGCCTCATCACGTTCCTGATCGACAAGATATTCTCCGAGTCCGATATCGACCCAGCGGACCCGTCGACACATACGCCGGAGAACTCGCCGGACCTGAGTGACTTCCTCGAAGTCGTCGACCGCCTCCAGGAAGAGCCAGAAATGTTCCCGGGAGCGACGACAGAGTCCTCCCAGCAGAAAATCCAGCAGTACGCAAACGAACTCTCGATTGCGCTGCATCCGTTCCGCCCGGGGAGTACGTTCGGCAACCTCTCGAAAGAGTCGGACCTGCGGCTGATCGACGACAGCAGCAAGGCCGTCTATCTGGACCTCCAGCAGGTCGAAGGCTCGGGGAGTGGCCTCGGCAAGCAGTCGTTCATTATGCAACTGCTGTTGTCGACACTGTACCAGCAGGCGAAAAATATGCAGCAGAAGGTCGAGATCATCATCGACGAAGCTCACTACCTGTTCAACGACGACGCAAATCTGGAGTCGCTGAACCAGATTGCTCGCCACCAGCGCCACGCTGGACTCCGGCTAGTGATGCTGTCCCAGACGCTCTCGGAGTTCGAGGACAAGGGCGCAGCCGAGGAAATCGCGGGAATGTGCCCGATCAAGGTGCATCACCGCGAGCCAGAGCTAGGCGACGAGACAGCAACAAGCGCTGGACTGACGGACGAACAGCAGTCCTACATCCAGCACGCCGAAGCCGGCAAGGAGTCACTGGGTGACGGTCAGGGCTACTCGCAAGCGTTGGTTCGCGTCGACGAACATGGCGATTACCCGCTGACAATCAAGACGTCGTGGGAAGAGAAGCAGATCATTGACCTCGACGCTGATGCGGAAGATGCGCTTGACGTTGTTGCTCACGAGGCCGACTCTCGCGCTGCTGATTTCGAAGAGTTCGTACGCTCGAAAGCGGTCGAGCAAGAGCTAGCGAATCGTGGATTGTCCCCCGAGAAGGCTGAACACGTCCTCAACGGACTCAGCGAAGACGAGTTGGTGGATGTGGTGTCTGTAGCGCTTGACCAGACACAGCCAGAAGCAGTTGTCGCTGACGGT